One window from the genome of Hypanus sabinus isolate sHypSab1 chromosome 16, sHypSab1.hap1, whole genome shotgun sequence encodes:
- the LOC132406018 gene encoding cold-inducible RNA-binding protein B-like isoform X2, translating into MEGITSPRLRSADKTGPEQVFFLVSFSFCCFGAEEVSLSSTEPFANLKSIYNHETMSDEGKLFVGGLSFDTDEQSLEQLFSKYGEVRDVLVIKDKDTHKSRGFGFITFENPDDARDAMAMNGKSVDGRQIRVDQAGKGSGGRGRSYQGGQSRSYGFRGGRSNRGFYRDSDRSGRSSYGNDYYRSQSSNLYGYNSSAGRSYRDDYDSYE; encoded by the exons ATGGAGGGAATTACGTCGCCGCGTCTGCGCAGTGCTGACAAAACAGGACCGGAACAAGTATTTTTCCTCGTTTCGTTCTCATTCTGTTGTTTCGGAGCGGAAGAGGTGTCGTTGTCGAGCACTGAGCCGTTTGCTAATCTAAAAAGCATATATAATCACG AAACCATGTCTGATGAAGGAAAGCTTTTTGTTGGTGGGCTGAGCTTTGACACAGATGAACAATCACTGGAGCAGTTATTTTCCAAGTATGGTGAAGTTCGTGATG TCCTTGTGATCAAAGATAAAGACACACACAAATCTAGAGGGTTTGGTTTTATTACTTTTGAAAATCCTGATGATGCAAGGGACGCCATGGCCATGAATGGAAAG TCAGTTGATGGTCGACAAATTCGCGTAGACCAAGCAGGAAAAGGCTCTGGAGGGAGAGGACGAAGTTACCAAGGTGGTCAGTCACGAAGTTATGGATTCCGTGGTGGGAGAAGTAACCGTGGATTTTACAGAG ATTCTGACAGAAGTGGACGAAGCAGTTACGGAAATGACTATTATAG GAGTCAAAGCTCAAACTTGTATGGCTATAACAGTTCAGCTGGAAGGTCTTATCGAGATGACTACGACAGTTATG
- the LOC132406018 gene encoding cold-inducible RNA-binding protein B-like isoform X1, whose protein sequence is MEGITSPRLRSADKTGPEQVFFLVSFSFCCFGAEEVSLSSTEPFANLKSIYNHETMSDEGKLFVGGLSFDTDEQSLEQLFSKYGEVRDVLVIKDKDTHKSRGFGFITFENPDDARDAMAMNGKSVDGRQIRVDQAGKGSGGRGRSYQGGQSRSYGFRGGRSNRGFYRDSDRSGRSSYGNDYYRSQSSNLYGYNSSAGRSYRDDYDSYATNE, encoded by the exons ATGGAGGGAATTACGTCGCCGCGTCTGCGCAGTGCTGACAAAACAGGACCGGAACAAGTATTTTTCCTCGTTTCGTTCTCATTCTGTTGTTTCGGAGCGGAAGAGGTGTCGTTGTCGAGCACTGAGCCGTTTGCTAATCTAAAAAGCATATATAATCACG AAACCATGTCTGATGAAGGAAAGCTTTTTGTTGGTGGGCTGAGCTTTGACACAGATGAACAATCACTGGAGCAGTTATTTTCCAAGTATGGTGAAGTTCGTGATG TCCTTGTGATCAAAGATAAAGACACACACAAATCTAGAGGGTTTGGTTTTATTACTTTTGAAAATCCTGATGATGCAAGGGACGCCATGGCCATGAATGGAAAG TCAGTTGATGGTCGACAAATTCGCGTAGACCAAGCAGGAAAAGGCTCTGGAGGGAGAGGACGAAGTTACCAAGGTGGTCAGTCACGAAGTTATGGATTCCGTGGTGGGAGAAGTAACCGTGGATTTTACAGAG ATTCTGACAGAAGTGGACGAAGCAGTTACGGAAATGACTATTATAG GAGTCAAAGCTCAAACTTGTATGGCTATAACAGTTCAGCTGGAAGGTCTTATCGAGATGACTACGACAGTTATG CTACAAATGAATAA